One genomic window of Deltaproteobacteria bacterium HGW-Deltaproteobacteria-6 includes the following:
- a CDS encoding NADP oxidoreductase, with amino-acid sequence MAKLTIDDLKKIKEKVHKEMSLRDGDRRVKVTVHMGTCGIASGAKEVMDTLMAEMDAAGVHDVVATTSGCMGLCSREPLVTVEVLDQTPIKYEYVNPNKMRQIFKKHILEGEIQTPFVLAKGSETIK; translated from the coding sequence ATGGCGAAATTGACTATCGATGACTTAAAAAAAATTAAGGAAAAAGTGCACAAGGAAATGTCTTTACGGGATGGAGACCGGCGCGTCAAAGTCACTGTACATATGGGAACATGTGGTATCGCTTCCGGCGCAAAGGAAGTCATGGATACCCTGATGGCGGAAATGGATGCCGCCGGTGTGCATGACGTTGTCGCCACCACATCCGGCTGTATGGGTTTATGCAGCCGTGAGCCGCTGGTCACAGTCGAAGTCTTGGATCAGACCCCCATCAAATATGAATATGTCAATCCCAACAAAATGCGGCAGATTTTCAAAAAACATATTTTAGAGGGAGAGATCCAGACGCCATTTGTTCTCGCAAAAGGTTCTGAGACCATTAAATAA
- a CDS encoding serine kinase, with translation MKIEKIVQALGLEVKCGKDCLDKEVTGGYTGDLLSDVMGNSREGYIWVTRQVHQNIVAVASLKEHAGIILINSCQPTQETIEKAEAEKIPIMVSDLPAFEISGKIYNLLTAKN, from the coding sequence ATGAAAATTGAAAAAATTGTTCAAGCGCTGGGGCTGGAGGTCAAGTGCGGTAAAGACTGCCTGGACAAAGAAGTTACGGGCGGTTACACGGGAGACCTTCTGAGCGATGTCATGGGCAATTCCAGAGAAGGTTATATCTGGGTCACCCGTCAGGTACACCAGAACATTGTAGCCGTTGCCAGTCTCAAAGAACATGCGGGGATTATCCTGATTAATTCCTGTCAGCCGACTCAGGAAACCATTGAAAAAGCCGAAGCGGAAAAAATTCCGATTATGGTGTCCGATTTGCCCGCTTTTGAGATCTCGGGCAAGATCTATAATTTGCTGACGGCAAAAAACTGA
- a CDS encoding NAD(P)H-dependent oxidoreductase subunit E, with protein sequence MKAEDTELLKEFTPEQVEKLSSIIEKHKNKAGGLIPVLEEAQVALEYLPLSVQKKIAAGLNLPLSRVYGVVTFYSFFTMTPRGKHTVRVCLGTACYVRGGKALTETLEKQFGIKEGETTADRMFTLESVRCLGACGLGPVIVVDDEVHGRVKPGKVKEILSQYN encoded by the coding sequence ATGAAAGCTGAAGACACAGAATTATTGAAAGAATTCACGCCGGAACAAGTAGAAAAACTAAGCAGCATCATTGAAAAGCACAAAAACAAAGCAGGCGGGTTGATCCCTGTTCTGGAGGAAGCACAGGTCGCTCTCGAATATCTGCCATTGTCTGTACAAAAAAAAATCGCCGCAGGCTTGAACCTGCCCTTGAGCCGCGTCTATGGTGTTGTCACCTTTTATTCCTTCTTCACCATGACACCGCGCGGCAAGCACACCGTTCGCGTTTGCCTGGGTACAGCCTGTTACGTACGCGGCGGCAAAGCGCTCACGGAAACCCTGGAAAAGCAGTTCGGCATTAAAGAAGGCGAAACAACGGCTGACCGGATGTTCACTCTGGAATCCGTCCGCTGTCTGGGTGCCTGCGGATTGGGGCCGGTAATCGTTGTGGATGACGAGGTGCACGGCCGCGTCAAACCCGGAAAAGTTAAAGAAATATTGAGCCAATATAATTAA
- a CDS encoding stage II sporulation protein E: MRQLVECNWVSLNKADEELCGDSVMIRTRADSFVAVLSDGLGSGVKASILSSLTAEIAARMFEADGTVDDVMQTLAETLPECSVRKLAYATFAVLIVYHGRDAHLVLFDSPPLILIRNNAIFDIPVKERQVKDRIIKEAHFELLDNDYMVLISDGYTHAGLGGIYRMGWGWKNVATAVQRFVQTGVDTVKLTEAMSKTCMKLYSDKPGDDATVISMKVRPAVSVCVLTGPPTNKDMDEFAVSRLMAASGDKIICGGSTAQMAARVLNEKLDVEWIPPWKRTGEEPKKKGSPPTATLKGVNLVTEGILTIGQALEIMRSAKTIHDLPKDNDAATRLARYFLAADDIHLIVGTAINPNQVADLIRGEPMRMVYIRELVADLNARNKIITVERV; this comes from the coding sequence GTGAGACAACTTGTTGAATGCAACTGGGTCAGCCTGAATAAAGCCGACGAGGAATTATGCGGCGACTCGGTTATGATCCGCACCAGAGCCGATTCTTTTGTGGCCGTTTTATCTGATGGCCTGGGCAGCGGTGTCAAAGCCAGCATCCTGTCGTCGCTCACCGCCGAAATCGCCGCACGAATGTTTGAAGCGGACGGAACCGTTGATGATGTCATGCAGACACTGGCCGAAACGCTCCCCGAATGCTCCGTCCGTAAACTGGCTTACGCCACTTTCGCCGTTTTGATAGTGTATCATGGACGTGACGCCCATCTCGTCCTGTTTGATTCCCCGCCGTTGATTCTCATTCGCAATAACGCCATCTTCGATATTCCGGTCAAAGAACGTCAGGTCAAGGACAGAATCATCAAAGAAGCGCATTTCGAACTGCTGGACAACGACTATATGGTTTTAATCAGCGACGGTTACACGCACGCGGGCCTGGGCGGCATCTACCGCATGGGCTGGGGATGGAAAAACGTAGCCACCGCCGTACAGCGTTTCGTGCAGACCGGCGTGGATACCGTGAAACTGACCGAGGCGATGTCTAAAACCTGTATGAAGCTATACAGCGACAAACCGGGCGACGATGCCACCGTTATCAGCATGAAAGTGCGTCCTGCTGTTTCCGTTTGCGTGCTGACCGGACCACCCACCAACAAAGACATGGACGAATTTGCAGTTTCCCGTCTGATGGCCGCTTCGGGAGATAAAATAATCTGCGGCGGCAGCACGGCCCAGATGGCGGCACGCGTTCTTAACGAGAAACTGGATGTGGAGTGGATTCCACCCTGGAAGCGCACCGGTGAAGAACCGAAGAAAAAAGGCTCGCCGCCCACCGCCACGCTCAAAGGCGTTAATCTGGTAACGGAAGGCATATTAACCATCGGCCAGGCGCTCGAAATTATGCGGAGCGCTAAGACAATTCATGATCTGCCCAAAGACAACGACGCCGCGACGCGTCTGGCCCGCTATTTTCTGGCGGCTGATGATATTCATCTGATTGTGGGAACGGCCATCAATCCCAACCAGGTTGCCGATCTGATCCGTGGTGAACCGATGAGAATGGTCTATATTCGGGAATTGGTTGCCGATCTCAATGCCCGGAATAAAATTATCACGGTGGAAAGAGTATGA
- a CDS encoding ferredoxin encodes MNEPVIITNAARCRDCYRCVRHCDVKAIRVHDGQAQVMPELCILCGTCIRTCPQKAKDVHSAAPDVRHALRNGRKVIASVAPSAPAYFGFHHFSEMEAALKQLGFYAAEETAVGAEIVGLAHRDYVEQMPDRWPVIASACPVVVNLIEKYYPDLIPHLAPIVSPMIAHGRLLVQKYGPDAYIVFIGPCIAKKMEILDASEAGAVSVAITFRGLANWFKETGIVFDKAASSLKPSTPVDARLFPIEGGLVGTAKLSTDMLNNSLVVASGLETCRNILGDIRAGQLNASLVELMACTGGCINGPAMADLDGGIYAARQKIIEYHRHRPAYAMIARESWPDLFRAYMDRKEPVPEFSEEEIRTVLRRVNKYTPDDELNCGACGYGSCREKAIATLRGMAEVTMCIPYMRSRSESLRQVVMDASPNSIIILDNHLGIQDMSPSAENLFGCLLTDVKGKHISRLIPLYDDFVSVRDTGKPVIARIRRLNDRIVAEQNIVRVEGQSLLVAIMRDITEHETEKHKFHELRAQTLEQTRQVVQKQMRVAHEIAHLLGETTAESKMIVTHLAKILEEEESK; translated from the coding sequence ATGAATGAACCCGTCATCATAACCAACGCCGCCCGCTGCCGTGATTGTTACCGTTGCGTGCGCCATTGCGATGTCAAAGCCATTCGCGTTCACGATGGACAGGCCCAGGTGATGCCCGAACTTTGTATTCTTTGCGGAACCTGCATTCGCACCTGCCCGCAAAAAGCAAAAGATGTTCATAGCGCCGCCCCCGATGTGAGACATGCACTCCGGAACGGACGGAAAGTCATCGCCTCGGTTGCACCCTCCGCCCCCGCCTATTTCGGGTTCCATCATTTTTCAGAAATGGAAGCGGCACTCAAGCAACTGGGGTTTTACGCAGCCGAAGAAACCGCCGTCGGGGCTGAAATCGTCGGCTTGGCCCACCGCGACTACGTGGAACAGATGCCGGATCGATGGCCGGTAATTGCCTCCGCCTGCCCGGTTGTCGTCAATTTAATCGAAAAGTATTATCCTGATCTGATTCCTCATCTGGCGCCCATCGTCTCGCCGATGATCGCGCACGGCCGTCTGCTTGTCCAAAAATACGGACCGGACGCCTATATCGTCTTTATTGGTCCATGCATTGCCAAAAAGATGGAAATCCTCGATGCATCTGAAGCGGGAGCGGTTTCGGTGGCCATCACCTTTCGCGGTCTTGCCAACTGGTTCAAAGAAACAGGAATCGTTTTTGACAAAGCCGCAAGCAGTCTTAAACCCTCAACCCCGGTTGACGCGCGGCTTTTTCCCATAGAAGGGGGTCTGGTCGGAACGGCAAAACTAAGTACGGATATGCTGAATAATTCGCTGGTGGTCGCCAGTGGTCTGGAAACCTGCCGGAATATTCTGGGCGACATCCGCGCCGGTCAGTTAAACGCCTCCCTCGTGGAATTGATGGCGTGCACCGGCGGCTGCATTAACGGCCCGGCCATGGCCGATCTGGATGGCGGCATCTACGCGGCTCGCCAGAAGATTATTGAATACCATCGCCACCGCCCGGCCTATGCCATGATTGCCCGCGAAAGCTGGCCGGATCTGTTCCGCGCTTACATGGACCGGAAAGAACCTGTTCCGGAATTCAGTGAAGAAGAGATCAGAACCGTGCTGAGACGCGTCAACAAATACACGCCGGACGACGAGCTCAACTGCGGTGCCTGCGGCTATGGGAGCTGCCGCGAAAAAGCCATTGCCACATTGCGCGGAATGGCGGAAGTCACCATGTGTATTCCCTACATGCGCAGCCGTTCCGAATCTCTGCGCCAGGTCGTCATGGACGCATCTCCGAATTCCATTATCATCCTCGATAATCATCTCGGCATTCAGGACATGTCTCCATCGGCCGAAAACCTCTTCGGCTGTTTGCTTACGGACGTCAAAGGAAAGCACATTTCACGTCTGATCCCGCTTTATGACGACTTTGTCTCCGTACGTGACACGGGAAAGCCCGTCATTGCAAGAATCCGGCGCCTCAATGACCGCATTGTGGCGGAACAAAACATTGTAAGGGTGGAAGGACAATCCCTGCTCGTTGCCATCATGCGCGACATTACCGAACATGAAACGGAAAAACATAAATTTCACGAACTCCGCGCGCAAACGCTGGAACAAACCCGCCAAGTCGTCCAGAAACAAATGCGGGTGGCCCACGAGATTGCCCATCTTTTAGGAGAAACCACGGCGGAGAGTAAAATGATTGTCACGCATCTGGCAAAAATCCTGGAAGAGGAAGAATCGAAGTGA
- a CDS encoding NADH-quinone oxidoreductase subunit NuoF has protein sequence MKVFRSHLLICGGTGCQSSGSTGVKNALLEELVKRKLAEEIKVVETGCNGFCALGPIMVIYPEGVIYVNLKPADIPELVEEHLIKGRTLERLLYREPGTDKIIPTMQDIPFFSLQELRVLKNRGLIDPEKIEEYIARDGYAGMAKALTEMTPEQIVQEMLDSGLRGRGGAGFPTGLKWKFAAGSKGDVKYVLCNADEGDPGAFMDRSVLEADPHAVLEGMVIAAKAIGAKSGYVYCRAEYPLAIHRLNIAIDQAKEAGLLGKDILGTGFDFDLEIYQGAGAFVCGEETALMTSIEGKRGMPRPRPPFPAVAGLWQKPSILNNVETLANVGQIMLRGAKWYASIGTEKSKGTKVFALTGDVANVGLVEVPMGTKLGTIVYDIGGGIPKGKKFKAAQLGGPSGGCIPVEHLNASVDYEKVAELGAIMGSGGLIVMNEDKCAVDMARFFMDFCQDESCGKCTPCREGTKRMLDILTDITKGKGKAGDIELLEEMAGVIKNAALCGLGQTAPNPVLSTIRYFKKEYEEHIYEHRCRATVCSAMYKSPCQHTCPIEMDIPSYIALIREGRFEDAYKILLQTNPFPSVCGRVCDHKCQSKCRRGNMDEPLAIKFLKRFITDNASRPKTEAVPVTRKEKIAVIGAGPAGLTAARDLALRGYKVTVFEELNKAGGMLVWGIPSYRLPRNILQGEIDDITALGVEIRLNTRVGRDISFAQIEKDFDYFYLATGAHKSQKMGVTGEELANVFGGVEFLRDFNNNEDKWLKGEKTLGKKVAVIGGGNSAIDAARVALRLGSDVTILYRRLRQDMPAAEEEIKAAEEEGIKIEYLVAPLTIEGKKGKVSSITCQRMTLGDFDKSGRKKPVAVPGSEFTLAVDAIVAAIGQVPDMSFIDKKTGVEINKWDCYNVGKGYKSRTSNPRYFAGGDAETGPDTVIAAVGAGHQAADDIDAAIRVANNEPAYEKPALEEIIVPLVIDEESVETPQMAMPEMHHATRKMSFAEVELGFSREDAVKEACRCLRCDAAV, from the coding sequence ATGAAAGTTTTCCGTTCACATTTACTAATTTGCGGGGGCACCGGGTGTCAGTCTTCCGGCAGTACAGGCGTAAAAAATGCCCTTCTGGAAGAACTCGTCAAAAGAAAGCTGGCAGAAGAAATAAAAGTAGTGGAAACAGGCTGCAACGGTTTTTGCGCTCTGGGTCCTATTATGGTGATTTACCCGGAAGGCGTCATATACGTTAACCTCAAACCTGCGGACATTCCCGAACTGGTTGAGGAACATCTGATCAAAGGAAGAACCCTGGAAAGACTCTTATACCGGGAACCGGGTACTGATAAAATCATTCCCACCATGCAGGATATTCCCTTCTTCTCCCTTCAGGAATTGAGAGTATTGAAAAATCGCGGACTCATCGATCCCGAAAAAATAGAAGAATATATCGCCCGTGACGGTTATGCCGGTATGGCTAAGGCGCTTACCGAAATGACGCCGGAGCAAATTGTCCAGGAAATGCTGGATTCCGGCTTGCGCGGCCGGGGCGGCGCAGGATTCCCCACCGGCTTAAAATGGAAGTTTGCAGCCGGGTCCAAAGGCGATGTCAAATACGTTTTGTGCAATGCCGACGAAGGCGACCCCGGCGCATTCATGGACCGCAGTGTTCTGGAAGCGGATCCGCATGCCGTTCTGGAAGGCATGGTTATCGCGGCTAAAGCGATCGGCGCCAAATCAGGCTACGTCTATTGCCGTGCTGAATACCCGTTAGCAATTCATCGTTTAAATATTGCCATTGACCAGGCCAAAGAAGCCGGTTTACTGGGAAAAGATATTTTAGGAACCGGTTTCGATTTTGATCTGGAGATTTACCAGGGCGCAGGCGCGTTTGTCTGCGGTGAAGAAACGGCGCTCATGACCTCCATCGAAGGTAAACGCGGCATGCCCCGTCCCCGGCCGCCTTTCCCCGCTGTGGCCGGATTGTGGCAGAAACCCAGTATCCTCAATAATGTCGAAACCCTGGCCAATGTCGGACAAATCATGCTGCGCGGCGCCAAATGGTACGCCTCAATCGGTACGGAAAAAAGCAAGGGAACAAAAGTTTTCGCCCTGACCGGCGATGTGGCCAATGTGGGCTTAGTAGAAGTTCCCATGGGAACCAAGCTGGGCACCATCGTTTATGATATCGGCGGCGGCATCCCCAAAGGCAAAAAGTTCAAGGCAGCGCAATTGGGCGGACCGTCCGGCGGTTGTATTCCGGTTGAGCATCTGAACGCCTCGGTCGATTACGAGAAAGTAGCGGAGTTGGGAGCCATCATGGGTTCCGGCGGATTGATTGTCATGAATGAAGACAAGTGCGCCGTCGATATGGCCCGGTTCTTCATGGATTTCTGCCAGGATGAATCCTGCGGCAAATGCACCCCCTGCCGCGAAGGCACCAAACGCATGCTGGACATTTTAACCGACATCACCAAAGGCAAAGGCAAAGCAGGCGACATCGAACTGCTCGAAGAAATGGCCGGCGTCATCAAAAACGCCGCGTTGTGCGGTCTGGGACAAACCGCTCCCAACCCCGTTCTGAGCACCATCCGTTATTTCAAAAAAGAATACGAAGAACATATTTATGAACATCGCTGCCGCGCGACCGTCTGTTCGGCCATGTACAAGTCACCGTGCCAGCACACCTGTCCGATTGAAATGGATATTCCGTCCTATATCGCACTGATTCGCGAAGGCCGATTTGAAGACGCCTACAAAATTCTGCTTCAGACAAACCCCTTCCCGTCCGTCTGCGGCCGCGTCTGCGATCATAAGTGTCAATCAAAGTGCCGCCGCGGCAATATGGATGAACCGCTCGCCATTAAGTTCCTGAAGCGCTTTATCACGGACAACGCATCACGTCCCAAAACAGAAGCAGTCCCCGTTACCCGCAAGGAAAAAATCGCTGTGATCGGAGCGGGTCCCGCCGGTCTTACCGCCGCGCGTGATCTGGCTTTGCGCGGGTACAAAGTGACCGTTTTTGAAGAGTTGAACAAAGCGGGCGGCATGCTCGTCTGGGGTATTCCCTCCTACCGTCTGCCGCGCAACATTTTGCAGGGCGAAATCGACGACATCACGGCTCTGGGCGTCGAGATCCGTCTTAATACGCGTGTTGGCCGCGACATTTCTTTTGCCCAGATTGAAAAAGATTTCGATTACTTCTATCTGGCTACCGGCGCGCACAAAAGCCAGAAGATGGGCGTAACAGGAGAAGAGTTGGCTAACGTTTTCGGCGGCGTTGAATTCCTGCGCGACTTCAACAACAACGAAGACAAGTGGCTCAAAGGCGAAAAGACACTGGGCAAAAAAGTGGCGGTGATCGGCGGCGGCAACTCCGCCATTGACGCGGCCCGCGTTGCACTGCGTCTTGGCTCCGACGTCACCATCCTCTATAGGCGTTTGAGACAGGATATGCCGGCGGCGGAAGAAGAAATTAAGGCAGCAGAAGAAGAAGGCATCAAGATCGAATACCTGGTTGCTCCTCTGACAATAGAAGGCAAAAAGGGCAAGGTCAGCTCCATTACCTGCCAGCGGATGACGCTGGGTGATTTTGATAAAAGCGGCCGGAAGAAACCCGTCGCCGTTCCCGGATCCGAATTCACACTGGCGGTTGATGCCATCGTCGCCGCTATCGGCCAGGTGCCGGATATGAGCTTTATCGATAAAAAGACCGGCGTCGAAATCAACAAGTGGGATTGTTACAATGTCGGCAAGGGCTACAAATCCCGTACGAGTAACCCCCGCTACTTCGCAGGCGGTGATGCGGAAACGGGCCCTGACACCGTTATCGCGGCTGTCGGCGCAGGCCATCAGGCAGCCGACGATATCGATGCGGCCATTCGTGTCGCCAACAATGAACCGGCTTACGAAAAACCGGCGCTGGAAGAAATTATCGTGCCGCTGGTAATTGATGAAGAATCCGTAGAAACCCCGCAAATGGCGATGCCCGAAATGCATCATGCCACCCGCAAGATGAGCTTTGCTGAAGTGGAACTGGGCTTCAGCCGGGAAGACGCCGTGAAGGAAGCATGCCGCTGTCTGCGTTGCGATGCGGCTGTATAA
- a CDS encoding histidinol phosphatase codes for MLKVYNCDLHIHTCLSPCAELDMHASALVQKALEKKLDMIAISDHNASANVPYVIAAASGKNIQVIPAMEITTSEEVHLLAFFEFLSDLVKLQTIIDRHLSGENDETRFGVQAIVNELGEVEGLNNQLLIGATDLSIDDVVDTIHQLRGLAIPAHIDRESFSVLSQLGFIDGHCHFDALEISKLTGIRQGRSQYSDLKQYPFLTSSDAHFIKDIGTSTTKILLKEPTFSELKMALQQQNGRQILE; via the coding sequence ATGTTGAAAGTTTATAATTGCGATCTTCATATTCACACCTGCCTGTCTCCCTGCGCCGAACTGGATATGCACGCAAGTGCCCTGGTGCAAAAAGCGCTGGAAAAAAAGCTCGATATGATCGCCATCAGCGATCATAACGCTTCCGCAAATGTCCCGTACGTTATTGCAGCCGCCTCCGGAAAAAATATTCAAGTCATCCCGGCCATGGAAATAACAACAAGTGAAGAAGTCCACCTGCTGGCTTTCTTTGAGTTCCTGTCCGATCTGGTAAAGCTTCAGACCATCATTGATCGGCACCTGTCCGGAGAAAATGATGAAACCCGCTTCGGCGTTCAGGCCATTGTCAACGAATTGGGTGAGGTGGAAGGATTAAATAATCAACTGCTCATCGGCGCAACGGATTTATCCATTGATGACGTTGTCGATACCATCCATCAACTGAGAGGGCTCGCCATCCCCGCGCATATCGATCGGGAAAGCTTCAGTGTATTGAGCCAACTGGGCTTTATTGACGGCCATTGCCATTTTGATGCGCTGGAAATATCCAAGTTGACCGGAATACGGCAGGGCCGCAGCCAATATTCCGATTTGAAACAATATCCGTTTTTAACATCCTCCGACGCCCATTTTATAAAGGATATCGGAACATCGACCACTAAAATTCTTCTGAAAGAACCAACTTTTTCTGAATTGAAGATGGCCTTGCAGCAACAAAACGGCCGTCAAATCCTGGAGTAG
- a CDS encoding ATP-binding protein encodes MLSLAAHILDIAENSVRAGAKLISINIDEDSKKDLLSIEIIDDGHGMNENALKKVLDPFYTTKTVRRVGLGLPLLADAADRAGGAFHMESKENQGTRIKATFGLHHLDRQPLGDILNTVIILIVANSDVDFFYKHRHNDRRLEVDTREIRKEIEDVPINHPEVIKYIRDVIEEGLREIEPEA; translated from the coding sequence ATGCTTTCACTTGCCGCACATATTCTGGATATCGCTGAAAACTCGGTTCGTGCAGGCGCGAAACTCATTAGCATTAATATCGATGAGGATTCAAAAAAAGACTTGCTCAGTATTGAAATTATTGATGACGGTCACGGTATGAATGAAAATGCTTTAAAGAAAGTCCTGGATCCGTTTTATACGACGAAAACCGTTCGACGCGTCGGTCTGGGTCTGCCGCTTCTGGCTGATGCAGCCGATCGGGCGGGTGGAGCATTTCATATGGAATCCAAAGAAAATCAAGGAACAAGAATTAAAGCGACCTTTGGACTGCATCATTTGGACCGCCAGCCGCTGGGTGACATTCTCAACACCGTAATAATTTTAATTGTTGCTAATTCTGATGTTGATTTTTTTTACAAACACAGGCATAATGACCGGCGGTTAGAAGTGGACACCCGTGAAATCAGGAAAGAAATCGAGGATGTACCCATAAACCATCCAGAGGTAATAAAATATATCCGGGACGTTATTGAAGAAGGATTGCGCGAGATTGAGCCCGAAGCATAG
- a CDS encoding anti-sigma regulatory factor produces the protein MYSGNFNIEGGNFNSAGIVSTNIKSILKKLGIPGDIVRKAAIVSYEAEINVVSYAKKAVVTLTVDPGVVRIEVIDEGQGIPNIDLAMQEGYSTADQRIREMGFGAGMGLCNIKNYSDVFHITSEVGKGTHLRMMIKTP, from the coding sequence CTGTATTCGGGCAATTTTAATATTGAAGGTGGCAACTTCAATTCCGCCGGTATTGTATCAACCAACATCAAATCCATTCTGAAAAAATTAGGTATTCCCGGCGATATCGTCCGAAAAGCCGCCATCGTCTCTTACGAGGCGGAAATCAATGTGGTGTCTTACGCCAAAAAAGCCGTCGTAACCCTGACTGTTGATCCCGGCGTGGTGCGCATCGAGGTGATTGACGAAGGCCAGGGCATTCCCAACATTGATCTGGCCATGCAGGAGGGATATTCCACCGCCGATCAGAGAATTCGGGAAATGGGATTCGGCGCCGGCATGGGCCTTTGCAATATTAAAAATTATTCCGATGTTTTTCATATCACATCGGAAGTCGGCAAAGGCACTCATCTGAGGATGATGATTAAAACGCCATAA